In Solimonas sp. K1W22B-7, the DNA window GATGTGCATGGCCGACGGCCGCCTCAACAAGCAGATCGCCTACGACCTGGGCCTGGCGGAAAACACGGTCAAGGTCCACGTCACGGCGATCCTGCGCAAGCTCGGCTGCCATGGCCGCACGCAGGCGGCGCTGACGGTGCGGGCACTGCGGGCCGACTCAGGGGGCGAGGGGGAGTAGGCGCCCCAGCAGCGCGCGCAGCGCCGCCGGCTTCAGCGGCTTGGACAGGAAGGCGGCGCCGGCCTCGGCGGCCCGGTCGCGCAGCCCCGGGTCCGGCTCGGCGGAAACCAGGATCGTCGGCGGCGCCGCGCCCCAGGCCTCGCGCAGGACCGCCAGCAGTTCCAGTCCATCGCCGTCGGCCAGGCGATAGTCCAGCAGCAGCAGGTCCGGCCGCGGCTCGCGGCGCTGCAGGGCGCGCGCCTCGCCCGTTCCGCTGCAAAGCTGCACCTGCGCGCCCCAGCGCCGCAGCAGCTCGGCCGTGGCCTCGCGCACTGCGGCATCGTCCTCCACGCACCAGCAGCGGCGGCCCAGCAGCGGCGGCGGCGCCGCTTCCGCCGCAGCGGCTACCGCCGGCGCGACCGCGGTTCCGGCCGGCACGGTGACCGAGAACGCACTGCCGCGCCCCGGCCAGGAGCGCAGGCCGATGGGGTGGCCCAGCAGGCGCGCGATGCGCTCGACGATCGCCAGCCCCAGCCCGGCGCCGGCATTGCTGCGGTCGTAGCGGCGGAATTCCTCGAAGATCGCCTGGCGCTGCTCCTCGGGGATGCCCGGCCCGGTGTCCCAGACCTCGATGCGCCAGCCGCCCGGCGCGCGGCGCAGCCCCAGCAGGATGCGGCTGCGGCGGCTGTAGCGCAGCGCGTTGGACAGGAAGTTCTGCAGAATGCGCCGCAGGAGCGCCTCGTCGCTGTGCACCACCACGTCGCGGCAGCGCGCCCGCAGGCGCAGGCCGCGCGCCGCGGCCAGCACGCCGGCTTCCGCGGCCAGGCTGCGCAGCAGCGGTGCCAGCGCGAAATCGCGCGGCTGCGCGGCCAGCTGGCCGGCCTCCAGGCGCGAGATGTCCATCAGCGAGGCGAGGATGTCGTCCTGTGCCGACAGCGCGGCATCGACGTACTGCAACAGCTCGTCCTGCCGCTGCGCCCCGCCCGGCTCGCGCAGCGAAGACAGGAACAGCCGCGCCGCGTGCAGCGGCTGCGCCAGGTCGTGTACCACCGCGGCGACGAAGCGGCTCTTGGAACGGTTGGCGCGCTCGGCCTCGGCCTTGGCCTCGGCCAGGTCATGGGTACGCTGCTCGATGCGCCGCTCCAGGCTCTCGGCCAGGGTGCGCAGGTCGCGCGCGGCGTTCTTGTAGGCGGTGATGTCGGCATAGGAGGTGACGAAGCCGCCGTCCGGCAGCGGCGTGCCGCGAATCTCCAGCACCGTGCCGTCGGGCCGCTCGCGCTCGTGCATGTGCGCGCGGCGTGCGCGCAGGTGCTCCAGGCGCCGCTGGATCGCATCCTCCGGAGCGCCTGGGCCGAGCAGGCCGCGGCGCGCGTTGTGGCGCAGCAGGTCCTCGATCGGGCGGCCGGCCTGCACCAGCTCGGGCGGGTAGCGGAACAGTTCCACGTAGCGCCGGTTCCAGGCGACCAGGCGCAGGTCCGCGTCGATCACGGCGACGCCCTGCGGCAGGTGCTCCAGGCTTGCGCCCTGCCCGGCGCGGGCGCGCTCCACCGCCTGCACGACCTCGTCCTGGGCGGTGCGCAGGGCGTCGGCGTGCTGGCGCAGCATCTGCTCCAGCTCCTCGCGCGAACGGCGGCGCAGGCGCTCCAGGCGCAGGCGCTGCTGCAGGAACAGGCCGAGGAACAGCAGCGCCAGCCCGGTGCCGGCCGCGGCCAGCGCGGCGACGCGGCCGGCACCGGCGCTGCGCGCGGTGTCGCGCAGCAGGTGCAGCGTCCAGCCCTCCGCCGGCAGCGGCAGGGACTGCCACAGCCGCTCGCCCCTGGCGGCCGGCTCGGCGATACGCACGCGGCGGCCGTCGGCGCCCAGGTCCTCCAGCAGGTCGTGGCGCAGCGGCAGCAGCGGCTGGCCGGCGTACTGGCGGGTTTCGGCCAGCCCCGCGCGGTCGGCGGCGCCCAGCGGCGCGAGCAGGCGGTAGCGCCAGTCCGGCCGGTTGGCGAGAATCACGACGCCGTGAGCATCGCTGACCACCACGGTGTCGGCGCTGGCGCCCCACTCCCGCTCCAGCCGCTGCAGGTCGAGCTTGACCGCAACCGCGCCGAGGAACCCGCCCTGCCCGTCGACGATCGCCTGCGACAGGAAGTACCCCGGCTGGCCGGTGGTGACGCCGACGCCGTAGAAGCGCCCGGCGCCGGAGGCGCGGGCCTCGCGGAAATAGGGCCGGAAGCTGTAGTCGAAGCCGACATTGCTGGCCGTCTGCCGCCAGTTGCTGGCGGCGGCGCCGATGCCATGGCGGTCGATCAGGGTCAGCGTCGAAGCCTGGGTGGCCTGGTTGATGCGCTCCAGCTTGAGGTTGACGCGCTGGCGCATCGCCGCATCCGCGGTGACCTGCAGCGCCGCCTGCAGATCCGGATCCAGCGCCAGCACCGCCGGCAGCATGCGGTAGCGGTCGATCAGCCGCTGCAGGCCACCGGCGTACAGGCCCAGCTGCTCGTGCGCCTGCCGTCCCTCGGCATGAAGCGCGCGCCGCTCAGCATGGCGGCCCGCCGCGAGGGTGGCCGCCAGCAGGACGGCGCCCAGCAGCAAGGCCAGGCCGGCCGTTCGCAGGAATCTTGTGCTCACGCCCATCGCCTCCGGACCGGATGCGGCCACCTTAGCATCCGGCCGCATCGCCACACCGTCCGCGGCGCTTAACACGATGGTGTTATTGAACCTGCCTCCGGAACCATCCATCATTCTCTACTTCCGCCTGCAAACCCCCGCATCCGCTCCCATGAAACTGCGTGAAG includes these proteins:
- a CDS encoding hybrid sensor histidine kinase/response regulator — protein: MSTRFLRTAGLALLLGAVLLAATLAAGRHAERRALHAEGRQAHEQLGLYAGGLQRLIDRYRMLPAVLALDPDLQAALQVTADAAMRQRVNLKLERINQATQASTLTLIDRHGIGAAASNWRQTASNVGFDYSFRPYFREARASGAGRFYGVGVTTGQPGYFLSQAIVDGQGGFLGAVAVKLDLQRLEREWGASADTVVVSDAHGVVILANRPDWRYRLLAPLGAADRAGLAETRQYAGQPLLPLRHDLLEDLGADGRRVRIAEPAARGERLWQSLPLPAEGWTLHLLRDTARSAGAGRVAALAAAGTGLALLFLGLFLQQRLRLERLRRRSREELEQMLRQHADALRTAQDEVVQAVERARAGQGASLEHLPQGVAVIDADLRLVAWNRRYVELFRYPPELVQAGRPIEDLLRHNARRGLLGPGAPEDAIQRRLEHLRARRAHMHERERPDGTVLEIRGTPLPDGGFVTSYADITAYKNAARDLRTLAESLERRIEQRTHDLAEAKAEAERANRSKSRFVAAVVHDLAQPLHAARLFLSSLREPGGAQRQDELLQYVDAALSAQDDILASLMDISRLEAGQLAAQPRDFALAPLLRSLAAEAGVLAAARGLRLRARCRDVVVHSDEALLRRILQNFLSNALRYSRRSRILLGLRRAPGGWRIEVWDTGPGIPEEQRQAIFEEFRRYDRSNAGAGLGLAIVERIARLLGHPIGLRSWPGRGSAFSVTVPAGTAVAPAVAAAAEAAPPPLLGRRCWCVEDDAAVREATAELLRRWGAQVQLCSGTGEARALQRREPRPDLLLLDYRLADGDGLELLAVLREAWGAAPPTILVSAEPDPGLRDRAAEAGAAFLSKPLKPAALRALLGRLLPLAP